TCGCTTATGAGTAATGGAGATAAACTGATTATGTACTTGTTCCTATTTGCAGCTTTAGGATGTTTGGTTTCATCCTCCACATGGCATACGTATTCATGCTTTGCTCATTATCCCAGTAGGGCCAATTTCGCCTGTATTGATTATTCAGGAATAACTTTACTAATTACGTGTTCAGTCATTGCTATTGAATATTGTGCATTGTACAATTACCCAAATTTGTCGCTAGCATTCATTATATTCACTATGGCTTGTGGGATTGGTGGATTTGCATTCAATTGGAGTCcttattttgataaaccTGAATGTCGTCCATTACGCATTGGATTTTTCATTGGATTATCATTTTCAGGCTCAACTGCTCTTTTGTGTCAATCATGGTATTATGGAGTATGGCATGCCATGTGGTTTACTTTACCGTTGTTTTACAAGAGTTTTGCATGGTATTTACTAGGAGTCGTGTTTTATGGTGGATTGATTCCAGAAAGATGGAGATTTGATGTgattattgaagaaaatagCGCAGTGGCTTGTAATCATCATTATGATGCCATTGATGTTATTGAGGATAAAGTGGGGCATGctggagaagaagaaattgatcaaattgaactggaattgttggatttggaattgCGTAGGTTGCAGAAAGTGGAAAATGCATTGAAGGAGGACTCTGACGCAGATTTATCTGCTGAGGGGGGCAATACTGGTAGTAATTTCGATGGTAATGTTGTTACTGATGGTGAACATGATAGTGGAACTGATtttgctgatgatgatgacgacgacGATTTTAAACGGTTAGTAAAgaaacatttcaaaaaagaacCAACTAAAACCCCCTATGCTAATAAATTTATGAGTTTATGGTGGGTGGACTATTTTTTGGCTAGTCATAACATTTGGCACATATGTGTTTTGTTGGGTATATTGGGTCATTATTCTTGTTTGGTGCATATGTttaatgaaatcaaaggTGTATAACCACCTTAATATATTTGATTCTTTATTTAGTTTGTGTACTGTGTATTCAAATCTGATTTTACTTCTACAAAGAGCATCTAATACGATGTAATGTGTTTATTCATAAGTTTCCTTTGGGAAGGGGAAAGTTGGTCcaacttgttgaatagACAACTTAGCAGCCCATTGACCAACATCAACAGCCTTGTCTAGAGTTTTACCTTGAACCAAAGATGCAATAAATCCAGCAGCAAAAGCATCACCAGCACCGTTAGTATCGACAACTTGTTCCttggccaatttttcaactggaTATTGGTGaacttcaacttctccATTACCTAAATCGGTTACTGTTACAGTAGGCTCAGTACCTTGAGTGAAGATAACAGTACGTGGAATTTGCTTGTTTTCTTTAGGCAATTTAACAATTTCCTTTGCAATGGCAACAACGTCTTTATGATCGACTTTCAAATCATGAGATTGGGCATATGCTTCAGCTTCTGATTCGTTAGCAATGACGTAGTCAACATAAGGCAAGACAGAGTCTAATTGATCCTTGAAAAACTGAGCAATAAAAGGAGCACTAAAATTAAGAGCTAATGgtttgttggttttggcGGCTTCTTTacccaacaacaagataGCTTCTGGCGAAACGGTTAAATGGAACCCACCAATGTAATAATGAGttgcattttcaacaatggacCAATTCTCGGgtttttgtaaatgttCGGGCTTGAAATGATTAGCGGCGGCTAAATCAGTAACCAAAAATCTATGATGATCATAAATCAAAGCAGCACACTTACCAGTAGCATAATCCGATTGGACCTGGTATTTAGTAGTTAAACCATATGCTTCATTGGCTTCATTTAAACGTTCTGCATAAACGTCATTACCAACGGATCCAAAGTAAACGACTGATTTTGGAGGCAAGATATATTGAGCGCCTCTAGCGGTATTTTGAGCAGCTCCACCAGCGACTAAAATCAAGTCTGGTTTTTGCAAGATTTCTTCGTAAATTGGTAAATGTTTGTCTTCAGCTAAGATTGCATCGTTGTCTTTTAAATCGTATTTGGTTAAATAGGATTTATCGACGTTGGTTTGAAGGTCCAAAAGTGGGTTACCTAAACAGACtaatttgaattgagtGTCGGACATTGTGATTGGTGTGGTGTGGATGTAAGAAAGAGAAATACGCGGGATTGAATGCTGTAGATTTCTGACtggtttgaatttgaaatgcTTGATTATTGtcgttgaaaaattcataTTTTCTCCctaaattttttcttttcaatgcGCATGATAATGTGCGTGTTTATCTGATGAAATATCTCGTGCGGAAGTAAACCTCTCTTTATAAACATAGCCCTCCGCTCGTGGGGCGGAAAGAGGGAGGGGACAGTGCGCACCCTTGGAAGCGCCAAATACCTATGACCAACTTATTCGAAAAGTGATCATGCAAAGTAATAAATATGTCACGGGAAGACTCGTTCTTTAAATGTAGGGTTTCTTATCGGTCAAACGTTTCCATGTAGGTTCTCTATTTAGTGTTTTGATGGAGCGTTGTGGTATGCGTGACTTCAACAAACGTGGTGGTGAATGTTTTTAAATTGTGTGTCGTATCGCATTTCGATTCAAGACAATGTGATCAACAAATCTAAAATCTTCAACCGTCAAACCCCAAACCCCAAACCCATTGTCACAAGTCCTTTGTGTGTTTTTCGAAAACTTCGTAGTGATGGCGGTATACAATTAATGTAAGTCCTTCGTTTTTCTATATCTAACTTGGTAGGTGGTGTTTGAATCCTTTCTCTTGAGTTAGGACGCTGGCAGTTATAGTAGAAGcttaatcaattctttggaTATTGAGATTTGCAGCCATTGAATTCGTGTCTATATTCTTATTATTGAAATAGGGGATACAATCTACGGTATTATGATACGAAAACACAGCTACTAAATAGCATTGGGTGTCTAACTTACTTTCGATAACTAGTTAAGTGAGTTACTGAGGTTATCTCCTTTAGGCATGAATGAAAATGTAATTGTGTTTACTGATGCGTCGTGTGGTCGTGTCGTATCTCAAACGCGATACAGCACAGATACTAGAGATACATTTTGCTAGAACGATGTGTTCACATTCCCATAAAGTACGAAGCTACAAACCTCTTATTTTAAAATCACTTATGACGCTCTTTGCTTCGACTACATCACAATGCAAAAGAGTTCATGCCATGTGAAaagttgttattgtttttttcattAACCGAGGTACGTCGTCGTTCCTCTCATTTTCGTCGTCTAAGTTTAATGTCGTAACATTTGTATTGTGTCGTAACATTGTATTTTATGAAAcagtaaacaaaaactgtcaaaaattttttttttctttccttttGACAACAAATTAATTTCCCAattcagaagaagaaagagcTTTCAGGGTCTATTTATCGTTAAGGTTTACCACTTTGCATTGTCATAATAATATAGACCTTATATAATACTGTGGTTTCAGCTACTTATATCATATTAACAAAGAAAGAACCGCTTTTGGTCAAACTTGTACAATATCACTAGCCGTTAATAGAGACAACAAATCACAACGGCAGTCTAGACTCACTGCCCATACACATACACGTCAATTACATTGCCATTTCTGCTTAAAGTTTACCGATTCCCCATTTGTCTACTGgatttcaaaatgtcaCTGTCGCCAATCAAGGCATCGCCTCAAAAATCTACCAACACCTTGTCATCTTCCTCGCGTGTTATTGATTCATTACAGTCCACAATTGACAAACTAACCGATGAAATAACCACTTTGAAACAGTCTAATCAAGaaaccaccaaaaagaACCAAATCCTAAGTCAAAGAAACGAATCATTTGTCGATCAAGTGGCCAACCTAAAAcatgaaaatgaaatgttgaatgCCATGTTGAAGCGTAAAGATCGTCGAATTGCCGACTTGGAAGATCAACACAACGAGCTCTCCagctcaattgaatctatCAACTTCCTGAATAAacaaatgaagatgagatGTGAAAATTTAGCTACAAATAATGATAAAACAATGGCTGAATATGAAAGCTTGAAGATTTCCTATGATGCTTTGGTTACTAGTTGTAAAGAATATAAGCAACATTAcaagaaggaaattgatGCCATAAGTGAAAATTTCGAAAATTACAAGGCTGCAAACTCAGCTAAGTGGgaagaattacaaaaacTGATTTCAAGTAACGATAAAGATGTCGATACGTTGTTGGACTCATTAGGTAATAAGAAGAAAGCAATGGATAATATCTATGTTCACAAGAATACCAAGGTTTTGCAGATTTTAACTACATTGGCTAATCTAGTCAAGTCGCATGGTCAGGAGAGTAAACATGTACTTAGTGATTGTTCAGATACAATTGACTATTTGTTAAACAAGTACCCTGATTTGAAtgagaaattgacaaagcATGAgcaagttgaaattgatataaattcaattcttgttgagTCAAAGGAAACTTTGAATAATACATcgtttgatgatgaggaagtTACATTGATACAATCGCCAGATTTGGAGAATGGAACCACCCCATGCAACAACACCTTGAGTAAATCAGCATCAGTAAGAAGGAAGTTCAGGAAAAACGGGGCAAATTCTAATAACTCCTCAGCTACTTCATCGCCAAACTTACCCCAATCAGCTCAATACCCACATAACCACCATCACACccaacacaatcaacatACCCAACACACTCCTTCCTCAAATCAACGAAATGATACCCATTCCAATGCATCTCAGCACCAAACATACCAACATCCACATTCACACGCACGTTCACAATCGCAACTGGAGCTGAGAAAACCAGTGGTTAATAACAACCTCataaacatcaacaaaccaagaaacaaaaacgGAACAAAAAGTAATGATGGCTCCTCATCAAATGGTGAACGTAATAGCAGTAATAATAGTGACAAGACAAGTAGGAGAAGATCAGGGTTTTATGGAAACTCCAATAAAGTGAGTAATGGAAGTAGTAACAAACATAAACGAAACTCCCAAATTATAGAAAACTCGATATAGAAACGGGGGAGAGGGGAAACGGATTTTGTATTAGAGGGGGGTTCTACTCAACGTTGGCTGTATACTTTTTATTTAAAAAATGTTAGGTTGTCTTAACTTTAAATAATTTAGAAGTTTCGTTGAATAGACTGCTTGTGTTTTGGATGTCTTGTAAGTTTTATAGAGGAGTTCAAGCAAATACACGATTGATAACGCAGTTTGACTACAATACACCTGTTGAGATTAAATTAATTATCATTTATTATAGTTCACAAACATCACAAAATCGAAAATGAGGAAGCATTACGTCTCAGTCATGGTAATGCACAACCTCAGATTCCAGACACGAAACCAAACTTCCACTGTGAACATACATGAGTCAAGTTAGCAGTACCAAGTTTGCCCATTGAAGCATCGAGGGTCATATTTTGGCATTTAAAACAATACCAAGCCATGACTTTTGCTCTTTTAAATTCGAAATTTTATTACAATTCAGAGCCAAAGTTGTATAAAAATATTTGTATATACAGATCAAGGACACGGAACATTTAGCCCAGTTtataaatcaaacaagCCAGAAATCAAGATCCTATACCATAATTGACTAAATAATATCAAAAGCAATCTGTACACAACAATATGCCTAAACGTATTCGAAAAGTATTTGGCAAAGATGgataaatttcaaaagattgcGCATTTTGAATTGTACTGCTTcagtttgattttggttttttatatattcaaacttttccaatGCATGAAAAATTTCGAATTGATGTTTCCCAAACCGTATATACATATTGTGACCTCGTTGAGTATGTGCTTGATTTGTGCATGGAAAATTCCCTTCAAAATTGCGGAATAAGAACTACACTTCAACCAACATTGTATGAAAAAGCTTACCAACTTCATATGTTAGAACCTTGTCGTATTGAGGTATAATCAGATTTGCAGTATATCGAACATACTCTGAAGATGCCCTGAAAGTAATACTTTATCAATCCCCTAAATTAACTTCCTTGGAGCTATACCGCCAGAGTGGTCtcaattattcaaaaaatcaTTGGCTCAATACCTTGACAAACGCTTGTATTTCCGGCCCATGATTCAGCATCCTCAAAAGCAAGAAAAATTAGTCGCTTATGTGGGCAGTTCCCCAATGCTAGTATTAGTTGGTGAGACCGCCCAAGGTACCTGCctttgttcaaatttgttcaCAAAAATCATTGTGATGTTAACTCCAAATCTACCTTTTGGTGTAGTCGGTTTTAATTTTCTTAGGTCAAACTGAATGGCTGGTACAAGTTTTGAATGCTCAATGGAGGGGAAAAAACCAAGACAAACTGTAACTTTTGAAAGGTTTTACACAGACAGTGAATTGCATACCATTTATAGAGCAGAAGGCCCTCATTGTTAGGAAAGGGTGGAAACAGGCTACAATTAACCTGTGTATCACTAAATATCTGTGCGCGAGGAATGATTCTCTTGAGTTAAGGCTTCACTAGATTTGACAAAACAGTTCAGcgctttttcaatttgctcTGATCTTATGCGAGTAACTTTTGTTTACAGGCCATCATGAGTAACTCGGAAGCCATTTGTCTAATTGACGGTATACCCCACAACTGTTCCATCTTCATAAcccaccaacaacaagtcTCTATACTTCTTTCGCCTTATCAACGTAGAGTATTTCTGGACATCCCGCGACTCGGGCTTTGGAAGCATGCACATATAGCTTAATTTCACGGTGGTTTTCATCTCCTCAGCATCTAGATGAGGTAGAGACCGCTGGATAATTTCGTTTTCCAGCTCAATAATGCCATTCCAGAAACCGACAATGAGATGCTCGCCATGTGGGACTATAGATTGGATACCGGATTCATTCAACTTGCAAACCTTTATAGGGTCGCTATGAGTTATTACTTTTTTACCAGTTGATCCTGACACTAAAGTACTGTTCATGGCGGCTAGAGATATAATTGGGTTAGGAACATGTGATGAATTGTGATACTGGAGTCTAAGTTTAACGTCTTTGTTTATGATCAGTGTTGAGGTCACGCTTTGAGTAATGGAAGGTTGAGGTAGAGTGATGTTTAACCCTATTATGTCTCCTGATTCAAATCCGATGTAAAGCACattatcaatgatgaaCATCTTCATGATGATGCCAAAGTCCTTCCTCCCTTgaatatcatcaaatttcaagttgTGCACTAAGTCATAAGGTGAGAAATTTGCTACTTCACGCGTGATACTTATAGGACCATCATTGAGTCGATAAATATCAATGTTGTTTGAGTCGGTGGTGGCTGGTGTGATCAAGTAACGATCCTGAAAGAGTACAACgttggaaaaattcaatGCATTGACGGGAAACTCGTACTGTAGTTTATCTTCTAGCCAAATCTTGATTGTTGAGTCTCGTGAATGGGTTATGATGTAAAGATGccatttcaacattgtcaAAACTGAATCAGTATGAGCAGTCCATGTGAGAGCCGGTCGTTTGGTGGGTAAATTCCATTTTATGATCACACCCGACTGGTCTGAAGTAAGTATATAGTCTTCAGATAGTGGTAATATATATGtaattggtgatttatGAGCACGTAGGGCGAAAACTCTCATTGTCAGTAGGTTAAGGCGGTTGATTGGCGACGGATTTGTGCGGCTTTGATAATCTCGATGAGCATTGAAAATATTAACAACCTCACTCTGTACAGAAGCAAGAGTATTCCATAAATATGGTTAAGCGGgaccatttttcaaagttggcATCTGAGAATGTTAAGGAGAGAGTGCAAGCCGCTAATGCTTTAATGCAAGAGTTGATAGAAGAAGATTCACCTGAAGAATGGGACTACACTTACAATCGTTTGATAAAAGGTTTAACCTCTACGAGACAAACAGCCAAATTGGGATTTGGAATGCTTTTAACTGAAGTTGTCTCCGAAGTGAAGAAGCGAGATGACTTGACTGTGGAGAAGTACTTAGACAAGTTGAATGAAGTTACTTCTGTTAAAGGTGGTAtgaaaggaaaagaagaaagagcACTCTTGTTTGGTCGTTTGTTTGGACTCAATGTTGTCATAAAAGTAGGATGGCTTGAAGAAGCTAGTGAAGCTGAATGGTTCCATTTCATTGatgttttggttgatttgttaAGTACGAAGCCTTGGATACGTGAAGCTGCAGCTGCCAGCTTGATTGGTGCCATCAAAACGGCCAATTCCAAAGTTGCTGATGTAATTTACttgaaagttttgcaaaaattgaatgacCTTGGTTTGAACCTTTCTACCGAGGGATTGGCTGTTTACTTGGCAATAGATAAGGGAGTAAGGTCAACACTTGCTGAAAAGATTGTCAATCCGAAATCGAATTGGAAAAACGGCGATCCCCTCCACAAAGGGAACCTACCAATATTGGCTAAGGTTTTGAAAGAcgttgaaattgttgacgAAAATGCAGAAGATAGGAAACAAAAGAGTAACTGGACTCCCAACTTACCATTTGTTTGGGATATTCttattggtgaatttgttaatttcaatgataaaGTGAAAGAACCACCGAAGAAGAAGCATAAGAAGAGCAGTGTAAGTAAGAGTGACGAGGTGATTGGTTTGAAAGAGTTTTACAAAGttgtcattgatgaatcCTTGTTCTCTGAGAAATCATCGCATGAAAGAAAGTACTGGGGATTTGAGATTTTCACCAAgtttttggcaaaattgGATCGCGACTTGGATGTGTTGTTTACTCCAAACTTTATGAGATGTTTGATTAACCAGTCGTCACACAAATCACGCACGTTACACGACATTGCTGTCAAAGTGTTGTCAACAATAACTGAAAAAGGCTCACATTCACCGGAAATAGCACCTATTTTACTCAGGTGCTTGTTGGATGAGTCAAGAGGTGGATGCTGGAACTTCGATTTGGTTACGAAATCGCGTACTATTGAAGGCATCTTGTCAATACCCAATATTGCGAACATATCCGTTGTTATTGCCAAATTTAATGACATGTTGAAGAGTCAAACAGCTACAGATGGATTTAAGTACTCAAATGATAATGTTCTCAAATGGTGTCTTGACAAATTGGTGCACTTGGTTAAGTTCAACAGAGACGAGGCAGTTGTAAAGGAAACTAttgagttgttgattaGAAATGCTTTTTTCGAAGTGGATGTATCGCCTAATGTCAGAAAACTAGCCCAAGAAAAGTTGAACTCTGTTCTTTCGGAGGTTTTATCTCACAGCAATGACTCTGGTATATCATGGACTAGATACTgtgttgaacaaattgcaCTGTTGGAAAAGACCAACAAATGTTTGGTTGAGTTTGATGAGGAGTTGGGAAACGTGCGCGATGAAACTGGAGAAATATTACACTCGATTTCGAGTAGCTCAAACAGGGATTTCCGCAGTGTATTCGgtttattgttttccaTGTgctttattcaattgtacATGGGCGATGAAGAAATCGTTCAAATAACTCAAGAATTAATCTCGCTTTACCAAAGTGAGTCGCAGAAAAACGATGACAATGTGGATACTGCCTTGGTCATGACTGAAATTCTTCTAAGCTTCATTACTAGAAAAAGCaccttgttgaaaaagttgtcCATGATCGTATGGGATCATTTCCTTTGTGGATATAATGAAGAGGGGCATTTGAGAATAAATGATGAATGTTTTGAGTTGTTATTTGATGTGTTGAAGGCAAGAGAGAATAAAGAGGGACAGAAGCAGCTATTTGAGAACGATGATGAGatggttgttgatggagaagatgacgatgaagaaggagTCGGAGAAGacgatgatggtgatggtgatggtgatgacgatgatgcagaagatggtgatgatgatgacgatgatgatgatgatgacgatgatgatggagaCGATGGAGATGATGGCgacgacgatgatgaaactgCCAACAACACAATGACCGACATCGACAGAGAAACAAATCTTAAACTCGCAAAAGCTTTGGGTATACCCACTGCCGAATCAGGAGAAGTCAAATTTGACGAGCTTTCTGACCTTGACTCATCTAACGACGAATACGAAAGCGACTCAATGGATGATGAACAAATGATGGCTATGGATGATCAGTTAtccaaaatctttaaaGAAAGGCAAGATATATTGAGCAGCGTTAGTTCAGGAAATAAGAGAAAGACAGAGGTTCATGAAGCACGTGAAAATATGatctttttcaagaatAGAGTGTTAGATTTGTTAGAAAGCTTTACCAAACATCATCCAAACGCTGAGTAcaacttgaaatttattGACCCAGTGGTAGCCttaatcaatttgacaTTGGACAAGAATTTGGGAGTTAAAGCACACAAGTttttaaaaacaaaaatcaGTAAAACCAAGGTCTATTCTACTGATAGGTCAGCTGGTGTCAAGGATGTTCCAAAATTCACTCAATGGACCAAAAGgatgattgaaaaattacaaaaccAAGCCTCAACTACCAAGTCATCTAACCAGGCCGTCATTGCTAGTTATAATCAAAGCTGTATCATCCTTGCAAAGAATTTGTTGGGAGTCGATTCATCGCAATTGGAGCTGGTTATTGATATATACGCTGAGTCCTTGAAACTGTGGgcattaaacaaaaataacaaaatcCAGCCATCCTTATTCTTTGACTTTGTTAACTGGTTAAACGATAAGAGGCAGAGTCTACCTGGGCAATAAAAAGCTATATGTATATaggttgcaaaaaagaatttaGATTGGTCGTGTAAACTTGTATAATTATGTAAACCAAtaaaatctttcaacaactaCCAATCCGTTTAccgaaaaaaaaattattcacATCAACAACGACAAAGAGACCATTTTACTCCACATCACCAATCTATTCATAACAAATGTCAGCACATAAACAAGCAGGTATCTCATTAAACAAGGCTTTCGCCATTGCTGCACAAACTTTGAGAAACTCATTGAAGCCAGAATTCAAGGCTGCTGCTGAAAGAAGAGGATTTGTTGAAGCCAAAGTTGCGGTTTACGAAAATGGTAAAGCTAGTGAACCAAGAGAATTGAAACCAATTGACAAATAGGAAAAGAGGAGATGTTCATAATCAGTATagaaaaaagaattgggaAAATACACGTTTAGgttttttgcaaaatgatCTTAGTACAATGGACTTCTATTTACAcaatctttttattttatctTCTCAAGTCTTCACCCAAGGTGGCAGTATCCATGTTTTggatcttcttcttcgtaTCAAGGGTGATTtcctcaatcaattgatctttAAGCTCTTCTGGTAAAGAATCAATCATGAGACGTAAATGTTCCAACTTGCCAAAATCACGTTGACCTTGTTCAATCTTTTCTGCTTCATAATTTGCGTGTTCTATTTCAtcagcttcttcttcatcaatcttaTCCTCgtcttgtttgtttgtcGATTCATCTAATAATTTGGATAATTCACTGTTTGGATCACTGAAaagttcaacaaatctaccatgttcaacaactttaccATTCTTACCAagtacaacaacaaattcgGACTTTGAAATGGTTGACAATCGATGGGCAATGGAAATGATTGTTATCTTTCCTTGTGAAGTCAAGTTCTTTAAGGTCTCGTTGATGAGTGATTCAGATTTTGAATCTAATGCTGACGTAGCTTCATCAAGGATCAAAATCTTAGGACGTTTAATCAATGCACGAGCAATGGCAATTCTTTGCTTTTGACCTCCTGATAGCGAAGCACCTCGACTGCCAATTATGGTGTCATATTTTTCGGGAAAGCTTTCTATAAAATCATGGCAATTGGCTTGCTTGCATACCTCAACTATATCACTCATCGAAAGCTTGCGAACCTGTTTTGGGGTAAGACCATAGACAATGTTCTCCAAAATTGTACCACTTAAAAGAATAGGCTCTTGTTGTACAATACCAATGATGTATCTTCTCAAATCACGAACTTGGATATCCTTAATATTTTCTCCACCAATCAATATCTCACCACCTTGGATATTGTAAGATCTTAAAAGTAATGCAGCAACTGTTGACTTCCCCGCACCCGAAGGAGCAACAATACAAGTGCTCGTTGAACTAGCAATGGAAAAGCTACAATGATCAAATACCTTGTCGTTGGGTCTTGTAGGGTAGCTAAAAGTGACATCTCTAAACTCAACCTCATTCTGCAAGTTGCCCGCCTTTTCTCCATTAATTGGATCAACATCACTCTTGTAGTCAATTAAACTGAAAAGTTTAACTCCTGCACCAGCTCctttcatcaattcaagATATGTCGTTGTTAAACTGTACAATGCCAGGTTGAAAAACTCCAGATACATTGTAAACGCCACCACGTCACCCGCGGTCATTTGACCCTTTTGCATGAGCCATATACCTAACGCAACACACGAGAGATAACCAGCATGATAAAGGGTATAAATACTGACTGAATAATTTGATTGGGCAAACGCTTCTTGTTTGGCAACTTTGACAACATTTCTTATTCTCGCACTATACTTGTTTAACTCCTTCTGTTCCCCTGTGAATGCTTTGACCAATCTGACTGCATTTAACGTCTCTTCACTGACTTTTGTAAGCCCCGCACTTGCATTTTGAAGCTTGGTTGACAATTTCCTAATCTTTTCTCCATACCATACTGACCCAATGGTTATTGGAGGTGAAATTAGCAACATGACTCCAAATAGCATTGGATTAATTGAGTACATCATATAAGAACTGATAACCCCGAACAACAAGTTCTTCAACCCGTCAGGTAAATTCCCTGTGATTGACTTACTAACAACATATGCATCACTTGATAATCGAGAAATCAAATCACCtactttatttttatcGTTGTCATAGAACTTCGCATCATGACGTAACAAGCTCTTCATTACCTTGGCTCTCAATCTAGCAACAAGTCGTTCACccaataatttcaatacCCAAATTCTGGcccaaaaacaaacagcACTGAGACACATAAATGGTACCATGAATTCAAATATAGTTTTAGCTGTATATCCCCACACCATTAACTCTCCATCAGCATTCCTGTTTCCTGAATTAAATGAGTCTAGTAGAGCACCAACTAATTTtactgctgttgttggGTATAGTACAGCACATAG
The sequence above is a segment of the Candida orthopsilosis Co 90-125, chromosome 8 draft sequence genome. Coding sequences within it:
- a CDS encoding Mdl2 transporter (MDR-subfamily ABC transporter); amino-acid sequence: MLTLKPTSILLSRLTTRESLRTYHILKPNKLIPRINIVTNSHSKSILNYIRLYSTSSLPNESQKTKLIRDSSVKSHLDLAKLKKKEIKQEENKQFSKLDKKTFHENIKTIGRILKLGKSDWKLFLLAITFILCAVLYPTTAVKLVGALLDSFNSGNRNADGELMVWGYTAKTIFEFMVPFMCLSAVCFWARIWVLKLLGERLVARLRAKVMKSLLRHDAKFYDNDKNKVGDLISRLSSDAYVVSKSITGNLPDGLKNLLFGVISSYMMYSINPMLFGVMLLISPPITIGSVWYGEKIRKLSTKLQNASAGLTKVSEETLNAVRLVKAFTGEQKELNKYSARIRNVVKVAKQEAFAQSNYSVSIYTLYHAGYLSCVALGIWLMQKGQMTAGDVVAFTMYSEFFNSALYSLTTTYLELMKGAGAGVKLFSLIDYKSDVDPINGEKAGNLQNEVEFRDVTFSYPTRPNDKVFDHCSFSIASSTSTCIVAPSGAGKSTVAALLLRSYNIQGGEILIGGENIKDIQVRDLRRYIIGIVQQEPILLSGTILENIVYGLTPKQVRKLSMSDIVEVCKQANCHDFIESFPEKYDTIIGSRGASLSGGQKQRIAIARALIKRPKILILDEATSALDSKSESLINETLKNLTSQGKITIISIAHRLSTISKSEFVVVLGKNGKVVEHGRFVELFSDPNSELSKLLDESTNKQDEDKIDEEEADEIEHANYEAEKIEQGQRDFGKLEHLRLMIDSLPEELKDQLIEEITLDTKKKIQNMDTATLGEDLRR